A region from the Rhodamnia argentea isolate NSW1041297 chromosome 7, ASM2092103v1, whole genome shotgun sequence genome encodes:
- the LOC115752537 gene encoding uncharacterized protein LOC115752537: protein MYGLSRRILALGRGLHTVSGDGPSDTLRRKIAELEKMKKRRNPRKNQVFVEVPEPKTFLDTATWPMVLAGVGIALFAKLLMMYDDSRSQEMIERKIKHAPAGQGTVRMLTREEWDEIREVRPRTPFESKLARPNARIRTGEPLRMEDLKDWTIDVIADALARVEESVHNPK from the exons ATGTACGGGTTAAGCCGAAGGATTTTAGCACTTGGAAGAGGGTTGCACACGGTGTCGGGTGATGGCCCGTCCGACACCTTGAGGAGGAAGATTGCTGagttggagaagatgaagaagaggaggaatcctaggaaaaatcaagtatTTGTCGAGGTTCCGGAGCCAAAAACATTTCTTGATACAGCAACTTGGCCGATGGTCCTCGCCGGTGTTGGAATTGCACTCTTCGCAAAGCTGCTCATGATg TATGATGATTCCAGATCACAGGAAATGATTGAGCGAAAAATAAAGCATGCTCCTGCTGGTCAAGGCACAGTTAGGATGCTCACTCGTGAAGAGTGGGATGAAATACGAGAAGTGAGGCCCAGGACTCCCTTTGAATCCAAGCTTGCTCGACCAAATGCTAGAATAAGAACTGGAGAACCCTTGCGCATG GAGGATCTGAAGGACTGGACAATTGATGTGATTGCTGATGCGCTTGCCCGAGTTGAAGAAAGCGTTCACAACCCTAAGTGA